A portion of the Brevundimonas pondensis genome contains these proteins:
- a CDS encoding S9 family peptidase produces the protein MNRRELIASTAAIGLTAASPALARSTTGASMSLPQPPVAKKVPVRIEQLGRVRTDDYQWMKDDNWQAVLRDPSLIKADVKEHLTAENAYRESVMASTLPLQAAMFEEMKGRIKEDDSSVPAANGAWEYFTEYRTGEQHPRYMRVERQGTWMMDGQPVTKNFIKAPTPQLLLNCNALAEGKAYSEVSSTEHSPDHALFAYAEDAQGSEVYKIYVKDLATGEVLPNPIESATENFTFSPDSQWIFWTNRDDNGRPDKIFRRPARGGETTLVYEETDDGMFQSVGRTSDDAFIIIGIGNQETSEGRIIPGATPTATPVVVEPRHEGRLYDLDHWGDRWVIRTNADDAIDFKVVQAPTASPAKANWKDLIPHTPGRFIEGVALVKDYLGRQERADANTKIVIRDRSGAEHEIAVNEPAYALSLGGASEFDTTVMRYGYNSPSTPTSTYDYDLKTRERTLRKVQEVPSGHNPADYVVERLNAPASDGELVPVTVLRRKDTPVDGSAPLLLYGYGSYGIPMAASFSTNRLSLVDRGFIYAIAHIRGGSDKGWNWFLSARRMTKKNTFTDFVAAAEHLIERNYATAGKIVAQGGSAGGLLMGAVTNMRPDLWAGVIGSVPFVDVINTMSDTSLPLTPPEWPEWGNPIEDAAAYDYMYSYSPYDQIEPRPYPAVLATGGLSDPRVTYWEPEKWVAKLRPATTSGKPVLLKINMTAGHFSSSGRFDYLKDVAHDYAFAVWAIDKGWEKA, from the coding sequence ATGAATCGCCGCGAACTGATCGCCTCGACCGCCGCCATCGGCCTGACTGCCGCCTCCCCCGCCCTCGCCCGTTCGACTACCGGAGCCTCGATGTCCCTGCCCCAACCGCCTGTCGCCAAGAAGGTCCCCGTCCGTATCGAACAGTTGGGCCGCGTCCGCACCGACGACTATCAGTGGATGAAGGACGACAACTGGCAGGCCGTGCTGCGCGATCCGTCGCTGATCAAGGCCGACGTCAAGGAACACCTGACAGCCGAGAACGCCTATCGCGAATCCGTCATGGCCTCGACCCTGCCGCTGCAGGCCGCGATGTTCGAGGAAATGAAGGGCCGCATCAAGGAAGACGACAGTTCCGTCCCCGCCGCCAACGGGGCCTGGGAGTATTTCACGGAGTACCGCACCGGCGAGCAGCACCCGCGCTACATGCGGGTTGAGCGCCAGGGTACCTGGATGATGGACGGCCAGCCGGTCACCAAGAACTTCATCAAGGCGCCGACGCCTCAGCTCCTGCTGAACTGCAATGCCCTGGCCGAGGGCAAGGCCTATTCGGAGGTCTCCTCTACCGAGCACAGCCCCGACCACGCCCTGTTCGCCTATGCCGAGGACGCCCAAGGTTCCGAGGTCTACAAGATCTACGTCAAGGATCTGGCGACCGGCGAGGTCCTGCCCAACCCCATCGAATCGGCGACCGAGAACTTCACCTTCTCGCCCGACAGCCAGTGGATCTTCTGGACCAACCGCGACGACAACGGTCGCCCGGACAAGATCTTCCGCCGCCCCGCGCGCGGCGGCGAGACCACCCTGGTCTATGAGGAAACCGACGACGGCATGTTCCAGAGCGTCGGCCGCACCTCGGACGACGCCTTCATCATCATCGGCATCGGCAACCAGGAAACCTCCGAAGGCCGCATCATTCCCGGTGCGACGCCCACGGCGACCCCGGTCGTGGTCGAGCCGCGTCACGAGGGCCGCCTCTATGATCTGGACCACTGGGGCGACCGCTGGGTGATCCGCACCAACGCCGACGACGCCATCGACTTCAAGGTGGTCCAGGCTCCGACCGCTTCCCCTGCCAAGGCGAACTGGAAAGACCTGATCCCGCATACGCCCGGTCGTTTCATCGAGGGCGTGGCCCTGGTGAAGGACTACCTGGGTCGTCAGGAGCGCGCCGACGCCAATACCAAGATCGTCATCCGCGACCGTTCGGGCGCCGAGCACGAGATCGCCGTGAACGAGCCTGCCTACGCCCTGTCTCTGGGCGGGGCGTCGGAGTTCGACACCACGGTCATGCGCTATGGCTACAACTCGCCGTCCACCCCGACCTCGACCTATGACTACGACCTGAAGACGCGCGAGCGGACCCTGCGCAAGGTTCAGGAAGTGCCCTCGGGCCACAATCCGGCGGACTATGTGGTCGAGCGGCTGAACGCCCCGGCCTCGGACGGCGAGTTGGTGCCGGTGACGGTGCTGCGTCGCAAGGACACGCCGGTCGACGGCTCGGCGCCCCTGCTGCTCTACGGCTACGGCTCCTACGGCATCCCCATGGCGGCCAGCTTTTCGACCAACCGGCTGTCGCTGGTGGACCGCGGCTTCATCTACGCCATCGCCCATATTCGCGGCGGCTCGGACAAGGGCTGGAACTGGTTCCTCAGCGCCCGGCGGATGACCAAAAAGAACACCTTCACTGACTTCGTCGCCGCCGCCGAGCACTTGATCGAGCGGAACTACGCCACGGCCGGCAAGATCGTGGCCCAGGGCGGCTCGGCCGGCGGCCTGCTGATGGGCGCGGTCACCAATATGCGGCCTGACCTGTGGGCCGGGGTGATCGGCAGCGTGCCCTTTGTGGACGTGATCAACACCATGTCGGACACAAGCCTGCCGCTCACCCCGCCGGAATGGCCCGAGTGGGGCAACCCGATCGAGGACGCCGCCGCTTACGACTACATGTACAGCTACAGCCCCTACGATCAGATCGAGCCCAGGCCCTATCCGGCCGTGCTGGCGACCGGCGGTCTGTCCGACCCGCGCGTCACCTATTGGGAGCCGGAGAAGTGGGTCGCCAAGCTGCGGCCCGCGACGACCTCCGGCAAACCGGTCTTGCTGAAGATCAACATGACGGCGGGGCACTTCAGTTCGTCGGGCCGTTTCGACTATCTGAAGGACGTCGCTCACGACTATGCCTTCGCCGTCTGGGCTATCGACAAGGGCTGGGAAAAGGCGTGA
- a CDS encoding ABC transporter ATP-binding protein, translating into MLTINNLVHVYGNGTRALDDVSLTIPTGMFGLLGPNGAGKSTLMRTIATLQSPTSGEIRFGDIDVIRQPELLRRTLGYLPQDFGVYPRVSAYDMLDHMAVLKGIADGKERKQTVEALLNQVNLWSVRKKALAGFSGGMRQRFGIAQALIGNPRLIIVDEPTAGLDPEERNRFLNLLAEIGENVVVILSTHIVEDVADLCPRMAVLASGKIQLEGAPLELMKQMSGRVWKKAIAKEALPEHRARFEVISTRLFAGQTVIHVLADAKPGEGFEPASGGLEDVYFSTLAASRRPVAQAA; encoded by the coding sequence ATGCTGACCATCAATAATCTGGTCCATGTCTACGGCAATGGGACACGGGCTCTGGACGACGTCAGCCTGACGATTCCGACCGGCATGTTCGGCCTGCTGGGCCCGAACGGGGCGGGCAAGTCGACGCTGATGCGGACCATCGCCACCCTGCAGAGCCCGACCTCGGGCGAGATTCGCTTCGGCGACATCGACGTGATCCGCCAGCCGGAGCTGCTGCGCCGCACCCTGGGCTATCTGCCTCAGGACTTCGGCGTCTATCCGCGCGTCTCGGCCTACGACATGCTGGATCACATGGCGGTGCTGAAGGGCATAGCCGACGGCAAGGAACGCAAGCAGACGGTCGAGGCCCTGCTGAACCAGGTCAATCTGTGGAGCGTCCGCAAGAAGGCCCTGGCCGGGTTCTCGGGCGGGATGCGCCAGCGCTTCGGCATCGCTCAGGCCCTGATCGGCAATCCGCGCCTGATCATCGTCGATGAGCCCACCGCCGGCCTGGACCCGGAGGAGCGCAACCGCTTCCTCAACCTCCTGGCCGAGATCGGCGAGAACGTGGTGGTCATCCTGTCGACCCATATCGTCGAGGACGTGGCCGACCTGTGCCCGCGCATGGCGGTGCTGGCGAGCGGCAAGATCCAGCTGGAGGGCGCGCCGCTGGAGCTGATGAAGCAGATGTCCGGTCGCGTCTGGAAGAAGGCCATCGCCAAGGAGGCCCTGCCTGAGCACCGTGCCCGCTTCGAGGTCATCTCGACGCGCCTGTTCGCCGGTCAGACGGTGATCCACGTCCTGGCTGACGCCAAGCCGGGCGAGGGCTTCGAGCCGGCCTCGGGGGGTCTGGAGGACGTCTACTTCTCGACCCTGGCCGCCTCGCGCCGTCCTGTCGCTCAAGCTGCCTGA
- a CDS encoding GNAT family N-acetyltransferase, with amino-acid sequence MIVRPFTEADVAAVTAIYADSVLNGTGTFELDVPSADEMRARLAAPAALGLPVLVAEIDGQVAGYAYAGPYRLRAAYRFMVEDSIYVSEAFRGRGVGKALLEALLSACEVLGMRQMVAVIGDSANDGSIALHAAAGFERVGVFHAAGWKFDAWRDVVFMQKALGLGAAAAPDALGLDCGR; translated from the coding sequence GTGATCGTTCGGCCGTTCACGGAAGCCGACGTGGCCGCCGTCACGGCCATCTACGCCGACAGCGTGCTGAACGGCACGGGGACCTTCGAGTTGGACGTCCCCTCTGCCGATGAGATGCGGGCGCGCCTGGCAGCGCCAGCGGCGCTGGGCCTGCCGGTGCTGGTCGCCGAGATCGACGGTCAGGTGGCGGGCTACGCCTACGCCGGCCCTTACCGCCTGCGCGCCGCCTATCGCTTCATGGTCGAGGACTCGATCTATGTGTCCGAGGCGTTTCGAGGACGGGGTGTCGGCAAGGCCTTGCTGGAGGCTCTGCTGAGCGCCTGCGAGGTCTTGGGCATGCGTCAGATGGTGGCGGTGATCGGCGACAGCGCCAACGACGGCTCCATCGCCCTGCACGCCGCCGCGGGGTTCGAGCGCGTAGGCGTCTTTCACGCCGCCGGATGGAAGTTCGACGCCTGGCGCGACGTCGTCTTCATGCAGAAGGCGCTCGGCCTCGGAGCAGCTGCCGCCCCCGATGCGCTCGGCCTGGATTGCGGGCGCTAG
- the gcvA gene encoding transcriptional regulator GcvA, with protein MSRKKDASVDSRIPPLNALKAFEAAARRLNITRAAEELSVTPGAISQQIRILEEHAGAPLFHREGRQIALTDLGAELYPLLHDGFDYLKRAGDLLYRPDRRHALAVSVPPSFAAKWLAPRIARFAAAHPEVEVWMSADMRLADVGGGRVDVAVRYGRGDYTGVRSERLLSADVIPVCSPVLLTGPKALKRPADLAKHVLIHLRAGELEEPRPDWAAWLKAKGVDKVDAAAGPRFDQTALAIEAAAHGQGVALAPYAFVAEDLASGRLVAPFADGAFSTEMAYHALTRRSGVSEPARAFVRWMKEEVQAAEQRVDDL; from the coding sequence ATGAGCCGCAAGAAGGACGCATCAGTCGACAGCCGCATTCCGCCGCTGAACGCGCTGAAGGCCTTCGAAGCCGCAGCCCGTCGCCTGAACATCACCCGCGCCGCCGAAGAGTTATCGGTAACGCCCGGCGCCATCAGCCAGCAGATCCGCATTCTGGAGGAGCACGCTGGCGCGCCCCTGTTCCACCGCGAGGGACGTCAGATCGCCCTGACCGACTTGGGGGCCGAGCTCTATCCGCTGCTGCACGACGGCTTCGACTATCTGAAACGGGCAGGGGATCTATTGTACCGCCCGGACCGCCGTCATGCCTTGGCGGTCAGCGTGCCGCCGTCCTTCGCCGCCAAGTGGCTGGCCCCGCGCATCGCCCGGTTCGCGGCGGCCCACCCCGAGGTCGAGGTCTGGATGTCGGCGGACATGCGGCTGGCCGATGTCGGCGGCGGGCGGGTGGACGTGGCGGTCCGATATGGACGTGGCGATTACACGGGCGTGCGGTCCGAGCGTCTGTTGTCGGCCGACGTAATCCCGGTGTGCAGCCCGGTCCTGCTGACGGGGCCCAAGGCGTTGAAACGCCCGGCGGACCTGGCGAAGCATGTCCTGATCCACCTGCGCGCCGGTGAACTGGAAGAGCCCCGTCCGGATTGGGCGGCTTGGCTGAAGGCCAAGGGCGTGGACAAGGTGGACGCTGCAGCTGGTCCTCGTTTTGACCAGACGGCCCTGGCCATCGAAGCCGCGGCTCATGGTCAAGGCGTAGCTCTGGCCCCCTATGCCTTCGTGGCGGAGGACCTGGCGTCGGGACGGCTGGTCGCTCCGTTTGCGGACGGCGCCTTCTCGACCGAAATGGCCTATCACGCCCTGACGCGACGCAGCGGTGTGTCAGAGCCGGCCCGCGCCTTCGTCCGCTGGATGAAGGAAGAGGTCCAGGCGGCGGAACAGCGCGTGGATGACCTCTGA
- a CDS encoding trypsin-like serine peptidase, which translates to MITQDVPPAPPAVVTPAPWDLTVGLINATVQLDQPLDASTRKVGTGFLISAPKPDGTPRVVLVTAAHVFNVMPGSEARIGWRTPEADGAWKFTPGPIAIRDAAGIPLWTQHPERDVAVMEITAPDAFAQAAIPMGWLADDNTFDRWRVGPGDELMALGYPHGLSANKAGFPILRLGRISSWPLTPIRHFPIFLLDFAVSQGNSGGPVFWTPAVDRLPGAPTPDHPYIAGVLVQEVQGGGEGLELGVVAHAQYVREAIALLDQPASLAP; encoded by the coding sequence ATGATCACTCAGGACGTCCCGCCCGCACCGCCCGCCGTCGTCACGCCCGCCCCGTGGGACCTGACGGTCGGCCTGATCAACGCCACGGTGCAGCTCGACCAGCCCCTGGACGCAAGCACGCGCAAGGTCGGCACGGGCTTCCTGATTTCCGCGCCGAAGCCGGACGGGACGCCGCGCGTGGTGCTGGTCACCGCCGCCCACGTTTTCAACGTCATGCCGGGCAGCGAAGCGCGCATCGGCTGGCGCACGCCCGAGGCGGACGGGGCGTGGAAGTTCACGCCGGGCCCTATCGCCATCCGCGACGCGGCCGGGATTCCCCTGTGGACCCAGCACCCCGAGCGCGACGTGGCGGTGATGGAGATCACCGCGCCCGACGCCTTCGCTCAGGCCGCCATCCCAATGGGCTGGCTGGCCGATGACAACACCTTCGACCGCTGGCGCGTCGGGCCGGGTGACGAACTGATGGCGCTGGGCTATCCGCACGGCCTTTCGGCCAACAAGGCGGGCTTCCCGATCCTGCGTCTGGGTCGGATCAGCTCCTGGCCGCTGACGCCCATCCGCCACTTCCCGATCTTCCTGCTGGATTTCGCCGTCTCGCAGGGCAACTCGGGCGGGCCGGTGTTCTGGACGCCCGCCGTAGATCGCCTGCCGGGAGCGCCGACGCCCGATCACCCCTATATCGCCGGGGTGCTGGTGCAGGAGGTTCAAGGCGGAGGCGAGGGACTGGAACTGGGCGTCGTCGCTCATGCCCAATATGTGCGTGAGGCGATCGCGCTGCTCGATCAGCCCGCGTCGCTCGCCCCGTAG
- a CDS encoding ABC transporter permease/M1 family aminopeptidase, whose product MFGKVAAFEFRYQLRQPAFWVIAILFFLLSFGSVASPNVSVGSGGNVFKNAPFAIAQAHLIFNLFFMLATTAIVANVVVRDATTGFGPMIQSSRLSKFDYLYGRFLGAFAVVALAFLSVALGILIGTLMPWVDKETVGPFRPLDYLYGFVVMGLPGLLFSSAVFFTLATVTRSMMATYVGVVGVFIFYMTTTSVFGSKPELETLVAWLEPFGAGAYGLATKYWTSAERNTINAPLTGLLLGNKLLWLGVSLAFLAAAYPLYRPSPRGSKLRKQEKLKAMAEASPDAAAPVAPLASPTYGFKAGWAQLVSRTVFEMKAVFKSPAYFVMLALGFAFGIAVLLFAGEMYGAPVLPVTRVVIETLGSSFGLIVLIIAIYYSGELVWRDRERRTHEIIDSTATPDWTFLLPKTLALILVLVSTLLAASLAGMIVQTIKGYTNYEIGKYLFWFVAPQAISFALMAVLAIFVQSLSPNKFVGWAVMVVYLISTIVLSNMGFDHILYRYGSGTGMPLSDMNGLGKFAGYAAWMQAYWSAFAIVLLVIAYGLWRRGAETRFLPRLKRLPRRLMGPAGVIGGLALTAFVALGVFSFINTNVWNEYRSRDQREQLMADYEKTLLKYEKTPQPSITDVKLDLDLYPHQPRLTTKGTYVVENRTGAPLNEVHLRWNDDLKIVRLDVQGATVAKEWPQFEYRIYRFATPMQPGEKRTIAFETVLEQRGFKNSGDTTRIVDNGTFVNNGEFGLTIGMGRDGLLSDRSKRRKHGLPAELRMAKLEDVSARGHNYIGADWVNADITVTTVADQTPIAPGYKVSDVTKDGRRTARFVTEAPVLNFFSVQSADYQVAREQHGPIELAVYYHKGHERNVARMLAGMKASLDYYGTAFSPYQFRQARIIEFPAYASFAQAFANTMPYSEGLGFIADLTDEEKIDYVTYVTAHEVGHQWWAHQVVGSDQQGSTLLSESLAQYSALMVMEKLYGPDKIRRFLKYELDRYLRSRGMERLEEMPLLRIENQQYIHYQKGGLVMYLLRDQIGEEAVNRALRRVLAQYAFKSAPYPRSLDLVAALRAEAPADKQALITDLFEKITLYDVKTKSVTATKRADGKWDVALTVEARKLYADGKGEETEAPLSETFDVGLFSAEPGKGAFDQKSVMLMERRPLRSGTQVFRFVTDQKPAFAGIDPYNRWIDRNSDDNVKPIT is encoded by the coding sequence ATGTTCGGGAAAGTCGCGGCCTTCGAGTTCCGCTATCAGCTTCGCCAGCCCGCCTTCTGGGTTATCGCCATCCTCTTCTTCCTGCTGAGCTTCGGCTCGGTCGCCAGCCCCAACGTCAGCGTCGGCTCGGGTGGCAATGTCTTCAAGAACGCGCCGTTCGCCATTGCTCAGGCTCATCTGATCTTCAATCTGTTCTTCATGCTGGCGACGACGGCCATCGTCGCCAATGTCGTGGTGCGTGACGCCACGACGGGCTTCGGCCCCATGATCCAGTCCAGCCGGTTGTCGAAGTTCGACTACCTATACGGCCGCTTCCTCGGCGCCTTCGCTGTCGTGGCCCTGGCCTTCTTGTCGGTGGCTTTGGGCATCCTGATCGGCACGTTGATGCCGTGGGTGGACAAGGAGACGGTCGGGCCGTTCCGTCCGCTGGACTATCTCTATGGCTTCGTCGTCATGGGCCTGCCGGGGCTGCTGTTCAGCTCGGCGGTCTTCTTCACCCTGGCGACGGTGACCCGTTCGATGATGGCGACCTATGTCGGCGTTGTCGGGGTCTTCATCTTCTACATGACCACAACCTCGGTCTTCGGCTCCAAGCCGGAGCTGGAGACCCTGGTGGCCTGGCTGGAGCCCTTCGGCGCCGGCGCCTATGGTCTGGCGACCAAGTACTGGACCTCGGCCGAACGCAACACGATCAACGCGCCGCTGACCGGCCTGCTGCTGGGCAATAAGCTGCTGTGGCTGGGCGTTAGCCTGGCCTTCCTGGCCGCCGCCTATCCCCTTTATCGCCCGTCGCCGCGCGGATCGAAGCTACGCAAGCAGGAGAAGCTGAAGGCGATGGCCGAGGCCTCGCCGGACGCCGCCGCCCCTGTCGCCCCCCTGGCGTCGCCCACCTATGGCTTCAAGGCCGGTTGGGCTCAGCTGGTCTCGCGAACGGTCTTCGAGATGAAGGCCGTGTTCAAGAGCCCGGCCTATTTCGTCATGCTGGCCCTGGGCTTCGCTTTCGGCATCGCCGTCCTGTTGTTCGCGGGCGAGATGTACGGCGCGCCGGTCCTGCCAGTGACGCGCGTGGTGATCGAGACGCTGGGCAGCTCGTTTGGGCTGATCGTCCTGATCATCGCCATCTATTATTCGGGTGAGCTGGTCTGGCGTGACCGTGAGCGGCGCACGCATGAGATCATCGACTCGACCGCCACGCCTGACTGGACCTTCCTGCTGCCGAAGACCCTGGCCCTGATCCTGGTGCTGGTGTCGACCCTGCTGGCGGCCTCGCTGGCCGGGATGATCGTGCAGACGATCAAGGGCTACACCAACTACGAGATCGGCAAGTACCTGTTCTGGTTCGTGGCGCCTCAGGCAATCAGCTTCGCGTTGATGGCGGTGCTGGCCATCTTTGTGCAGTCGCTGTCGCCGAACAAGTTCGTCGGTTGGGCCGTCATGGTGGTCTATCTGATTTCGACCATCGTCCTGTCCAACATGGGCTTCGACCACATCCTCTACCGCTATGGTTCCGGGACGGGCATGCCGCTGTCAGACATGAACGGACTGGGCAAGTTCGCGGGCTACGCCGCCTGGATGCAGGCCTATTGGTCGGCCTTCGCCATTGTCCTGCTGGTCATCGCCTATGGCCTGTGGCGTCGGGGCGCGGAGACGCGCTTCCTGCCGCGCCTGAAGCGACTGCCGCGCCGCCTGATGGGACCGGCGGGCGTGATCGGAGGCCTCGCCCTGACCGCTTTCGTGGCTCTGGGCGTTTTCAGCTTCATCAACACCAACGTCTGGAACGAGTATCGCAGCCGCGATCAACGCGAGCAGCTGATGGCGGACTATGAAAAGACCCTGCTGAAGTACGAGAAGACGCCTCAACCTTCGATCACCGACGTCAAGCTGGACCTGGACCTCTATCCGCACCAGCCGCGCCTGACGACCAAGGGGACCTATGTCGTCGAGAACCGCACCGGGGCGCCGCTCAATGAGGTGCATCTGCGCTGGAACGACGACCTGAAGATCGTCAGACTGGACGTTCAGGGGGCTACCGTGGCCAAGGAGTGGCCTCAGTTCGAGTACCGCATCTATCGCTTCGCCACGCCCATGCAGCCGGGCGAGAAGCGCACCATCGCCTTTGAGACCGTACTGGAACAGCGCGGCTTCAAGAACAGCGGCGACACCACGCGGATCGTCGACAATGGCACCTTCGTCAACAATGGCGAGTTCGGCCTGACAATCGGCATGGGCCGCGACGGCCTGCTGTCCGATCGCTCCAAGCGCCGTAAGCATGGCTTGCCGGCCGAGCTGCGCATGGCCAAACTGGAGGACGTCAGCGCGCGGGGCCACAACTATATCGGCGCCGACTGGGTCAACGCCGACATCACCGTGACCACGGTCGCCGATCAGACGCCGATCGCGCCGGGCTACAAGGTGTCGGATGTGACGAAGGATGGCCGTCGCACGGCCCGCTTTGTCACCGAGGCCCCTGTGCTGAACTTCTTCTCGGTGCAGTCGGCTGACTACCAGGTGGCCAGGGAGCAGCACGGCCCGATCGAACTGGCCGTCTATTACCACAAGGGTCACGAGCGGAACGTGGCGCGGATGCTGGCGGGGATGAAGGCGTCGCTGGACTACTACGGCACGGCCTTCAGCCCGTACCAGTTCCGTCAGGCTCGGATCATCGAGTTCCCGGCTTACGCCAGCTTCGCCCAGGCCTTCGCCAACACCATGCCCTATTCGGAAGGCCTCGGCTTCATCGCCGACCTGACCGACGAGGAGAAGATCGACTACGTCACCTATGTCACCGCCCACGAGGTCGGACACCAGTGGTGGGCGCACCAGGTGGTCGGTTCGGACCAGCAGGGCTCGACCCTTCTGTCGGAATCCCTGGCGCAATACTCAGCCCTGATGGTGATGGAGAAGCTGTACGGACCCGACAAGATCCGTCGCTTCCTCAAGTATGAGCTGGATCGCTACCTGCGCTCGCGCGGCATGGAGCGGCTGGAGGAGATGCCGCTGCTGCGCATCGAAAACCAGCAGTACATCCACTATCAGAAGGGCGGCCTGGTCATGTACCTGCTGCGCGATCAGATCGGCGAGGAGGCGGTGAACCGCGCCCTGCGTCGGGTGCTGGCGCAGTACGCCTTCAAGTCCGCGCCTTATCCGCGCTCGCTGGACCTGGTTGCAGCGCTGCGCGCCGAGGCTCCGGCGGACAAGCAGGCCCTGATCACCGACCTATTCGAGAAGATCACCCTGTATGACGTGAAGACCAAGTCGGTCACGGCGACCAAGCGCGCCGACGGCAAGTGGGACGTCGCCCTGACGGTCGAGGCCCGCAAGCTGTACGCCGACGGCAAGGGCGAGGAGACCGAAGCCCCGTTGAGCGAAACCTTCGACGTCGGTCTGTTCTCGGCCGAGCCGGGCAAGGGGGCGTTTGACCAGAAGTCGGTCATGCTGATGGAGCGTCGTCCCCTGCGCAGCGGAACCCAGGTCTTCCGCTTCGTCACGGACCAGAAGCCGGCCTTTGCAGGGATCGACCCCTACAACCGCTGGATCGACCGCAACTCGGACGACAACGTCAAGCCGATCACCTGA
- a CDS encoding cysteine synthase A, producing the protein MIVAPDVLGLIGNTPLVRLKRASELTGCEILGKAEFMNVGGSIKDRAALSIIRKARASGALKPGGVIVEGTAGNTGIGLALVGAALGHPVVIVMPRSQTDEKKRAVRLHGARLIEVDPAPFASPNHFVAYSRRLAEELNESEPNGAFYADQFDNLANREAHYEATAPEIWKQTDGEIDGFICAVGSGGTLAGCAAYLREQKPEVRIGLADVPGAALYSWFTEGKLAGEGSSITEGIGVNRITGNLEGLAVDHPYRIEDAEFLPILFDLVKHEGLSLGPSSGVNIAGAIRMARDLGPGKTIVTVLCDAGQRYASKVYDPAFLTARGLPTPEWLSR; encoded by the coding sequence ATGATCGTCGCGCCTGATGTTCTCGGCCTGATCGGCAATACGCCTCTGGTGCGCCTCAAACGCGCGTCGGAGCTGACGGGCTGCGAAATCCTCGGCAAGGCCGAGTTCATGAATGTCGGCGGTTCGATCAAGGATCGGGCGGCGCTCAGCATCATCAGAAAAGCGCGCGCCTCGGGCGCGCTGAAGCCCGGTGGCGTCATCGTCGAGGGCACAGCGGGCAATACCGGCATCGGCCTGGCCTTGGTCGGGGCGGCGCTGGGCCACCCGGTCGTCATTGTCATGCCGCGCAGCCAGACGGACGAGAAGAAGCGGGCGGTTCGCCTGCACGGCGCGCGTCTGATCGAGGTCGATCCCGCGCCCTTCGCCAGCCCCAACCATTTCGTCGCCTATTCCCGCCGTCTGGCCGAGGAACTGAACGAGAGCGAGCCGAACGGCGCCTTCTACGCCGATCAGTTCGACAACCTGGCCAATCGCGAAGCCCACTACGAAGCTACTGCACCCGAGATCTGGAAACAGACGGACGGCGAGATCGACGGTTTCATCTGTGCCGTCGGTTCGGGCGGGACCCTGGCCGGGTGCGCTGCCTATCTGCGAGAACAGAAACCCGAAGTCCGCATCGGTCTGGCCGATGTGCCGGGCGCCGCCCTCTACAGCTGGTTCACCGAGGGCAAGCTCGCGGGCGAGGGCTCCTCGATCACCGAAGGCATCGGCGTCAACCGCATCACCGGCAATCTCGAGGGGCTGGCGGTCGATCATCCCTATCGGATCGAAGACGCAGAATTCCTGCCCATCCTGTTCGATCTGGTGAAACACGAGGGTCTGTCGCTGGGGCCGTCCAGCGGGGTCAATATCGCCGGCGCCATCCGCATGGCGCGCGATCTGGGACCGGGCAAGACCATCGTCACCGTCCTGTGCGACGCGGGCCAGCGCTATGCCAGCAAGGTCTATGATCCGGCCTTCCTGACGGCACGGGGCCTGCCGACGCCGGAGTGGCTGAGCCGATGA